From the Tachyglossus aculeatus isolate mTacAcu1 chromosome 21, mTacAcu1.pri, whole genome shotgun sequence genome, one window contains:
- the ANKS4B gene encoding ankyrin repeat and SAM domain-containing protein 4B, with the protein MSTRYHQAAVDGYLELLKEATKRDLNISDEDGMTPTLLAAYHGQLEALEVICSRGGNPDKCDIWGNTPLHHAAANGHIRCVSFLTKFGANIFALDNDFQTPLDAAASREKRECVILLDKAATEQNILNPKKVSGLKEQAQRNAWKQIKEFGKTQEKHQNKMTKTYNKEKGESLRKGSIASRLSSSDSMFGTVTQGLKNTFSLKLKKNRNTGSQRDESTSSKDSKVGQRNVMEVFSEEEEEDALSSDFRKKNNLSDDMEDYDPPEHKSIFNRPGMGNIVFKKNLALGINAAQEDISTRTRDLGFKIPTELFQWQGAENNDEGDLEAEEEDDVLWDEVGVAWEEDEEDITPLEVFLLSQDLGEFIPVFMREQIDLEALMLCSDEDLQSIQMHLGPRKKVLNAINKRKQVLQQPGKMMDTSL; encoded by the exons ATGTCAACCCGGTATCATCAGGCTGCTGTGGATGGCTACCTGGAACTTTTAAAAGAAGCTACTAAGAGGGATCTCAACATTTCAGACGAAGATGGCATGACCCCCACCCTCCTAGCAGCCTACCATGGACAACTGGAAGCCCTGGAAGTCATCTGCAGTCGTGG GGGAAACCCTGATAAATGTGACATCTGGGGGAATACACCCCTCCACCATGCTGCTGCCAATGGCCATATCCGTTGTGTCTCATTTCTGACTAAATTTGGTGCCAACATCTTTGCCTTGGACAATGATTTTCAAACTCCGCTGGATGCCGCAGCCAgccgggagaagagggaatgtgtCATCCTCCTAGACAAAGCTGCTACTGAACAGAATATCCTGAACCCCAAGAAAGTCTCTGGGCTGAAGGAGCAAGCTCAGAGAAATGCCTGGAAGCAGATCAAAGAATTTGGAAAGACCCAAGAGAAACATCAAAATAAAATGACCAAGACCTACAacaaagagaagggggaaagcctGCGTAAGGGCTCCATTGCCTCCAGGTTGTCCTCTTCTGACTCTATGTTCGGGACTGTCACCCAGGGGCTGAAGAACACCTTCAGTTTAAAGTTAAAGAAGAACAGGAACACAGGAAGCCAGAGGGATGAGAGCACAAGTAGCAAAGACAGCAAGGTGGGGCAGAGGAATGTGATGGAGGTTTTCagcgaagaggaagaagaagacgcTTTGTCTAGTGACTTCAGAAAAAAGAATAACCTCTCAGATGACATGGAAGATTACGACCCGCCAGAGCACAAATCCATCTTCAACCGACCTGGAATGGGAAATATTGTGTTTAAGAAAAATCTAGCCCTGGGTATCAACGCTGCCCAAGAAGACATCTCCACCAGGACTAGAGATCTGGGATTTAAAATACCCACTGAGCTGTTTCAATGGCAAGGTGCAGAGAACAATGATGAGGGGGATCTAGAGGCTGAAGAGGAAGATGACGTACTTTGGGATGAGGTGGGGGTGGcgtgggaggaagatgaggaggatatCACCCCCTTGGAAGTATTCCTGTTGTCCCAAGATCTCGGGGAGTTCATTCCTGTATTCATGAGAGAGCAGATCGATCTTGAAGCGCTGATGCTCTGCTCAGATGAGGACCTCCAGAGCATACAAATGCATCTGGGCCCCAGGAAGAAGGTCCTCAATGCCATAAACAAGAGGAAGCAGGTTCTGCAGCAGCCTGGAAAGATGATGGATACTAGCCTCTGA